The genomic stretch CGGCCTCGCCGAGGCCGCGCTGCGTGATCGCAACCGGCTGTCGCCGCGACTGCAAGCCGTGGCACTACGGCAGCACGCGAACGCGAGCGCACTGAGCGGCGATCGCGAAGGCTGCCTGCGCTCTCTGGACCTCGCGCGGGCCGCGGCCGCGGCGCCGGTCACCGACCCGGACGACGAGATCGCCGGGTACTGCTCCCCAGCCTACGTCGAGATGGAGACCGGTCATTGCTGGACCCAACTCGGTGAGCCGGGACGCGCCGTGGCCGTACTTCAGCGTGCCTTGGCCGCCTGGCCAGCCGGTCAGGAACGCGACCGCGGTTTGTGTCTGGCCCGCCTCGCCTTGGCGCATGCCCAGAGCGGCGACCTCGACGCAGCCGCATCGGCCGGGATCGACGCGCTCACGGTCGTCCAGTCCTCAACCTCGGCCAGATCGCTTGACCAACTGTGCCGCCTGAGGGTTCTGTTGGCCGGGTCGCGTAACGTCGGATCAGCCAATGAGTTCGAGGCCGCTCTGTCCGACCTGCTGTGCGAGACCGGCCGGTGAAAGGACCCTTGGGTGGAACACCTGCTGCCGCAGTCGACCAGCAAGGATGAACGCGAGCGGGCGTCGCGCATCGCCGTTCTGCCCGTCGGCAGCTTCGAGCAACACGGCGACCACCTGCCGCTGATCACCGACACCGTCATAGCCTGCGTGATCGCCCGAGAGATCGCCGCCGCACACAACCTGATGCTGCTCCCGCCGATCACCATCTCTTGTTCTCACGAGCACTCGGCCTGGCCCGGCACGGTGAGCATCAGCGCTCGCACGCTGTACTCGGTGCTCACCGACATCGCGGCGTCTGCCGCCGTCAACGGTGCCGACCGCCTGCTAATCGTCAACGGACACGGTGGCAACTACGTGCTGTCCAACGTGGTCCAGGAGGCGAACGTCGGCGGCCCGCGGATGGCGCTGTTCCCGGCCCGCGACGACTGGACCACAGCCCGCGTGTCGGCTGGCATGGAGACCAGTCACCACGACGACATGCACGGCGGGGAACTCGAGGTATCCATCCTGCTGCACTCGTATCCCGGCCTCGTCCGCGATGGCGTCGCTGAGCAGGACCACGACGCCTCGTCTCGTCCGCACCTCTTGACGCTCGGCATGTCCGGTTATACGGGCAACGGCGTGATTGGACGGCCGTCGGCAGCCAGCGCGGACAAGGGCAAGGCTGTCCTCGAATCCTTGACTGAGTTGGCCGGGCCCCACTTGGGCCTCCTCCGCTAGAGCGAACCAG from Sporichthyaceae bacterium encodes the following:
- a CDS encoding creatininase family protein; translated protein: MEHLLPQSTSKDERERASRIAVLPVGSFEQHGDHLPLITDTVIACVIAREIAAAHNLMLLPPITISCSHEHSAWPGTVSISARTLYSVLTDIAASAAVNGADRLLIVNGHGGNYVLSNVVQEANVGGPRMALFPARDDWTTARVSAGMETSHHDDMHGGELEVSILLHSYPGLVRDGVAEQDHDASSRPHLLTLGMSGYTGNGVIGRPSAASADKGKAVLESLTELAGPHLGLLR